Proteins encoded within one genomic window of Thermogemmata fonticola:
- a CDS encoding HEAT repeat domain-containing protein has product MSGLGSRRWKYGGILAGGFLFGVILAVVLAQRQHLQAWYAAHQLRTATELSQKVRAAERLMELQEIGQRRVLNILIAGDETSRQAVLHAWQCRVEEWPEEVIQKWLDAAATVWDEADEQGQKALLEMARPVLGRPGWAEVPACRRIVCCGLSSRHASVRRDAVGMARHYGSQLRQQWLELLKDSEAEVRRAALFTVAAFGDSSVWLADEELFHWLHDPDEGVRRICHDALLSRGRTVLEIDLGRRLTHPDAQERLKLIAELRYDDGVADPEPWLHYLVRDPEAAVRVAAVRAVAELRLQRRSLCPPWVESVVRTDPDALARRIMQYYQELPLQMRNGEVRPAGGPP; this is encoded by the coding sequence ATGTCGGGTTTAGGATCGAGGCGATGGAAATACGGCGGCATTTTGGCTGGCGGCTTCCTATTCGGTGTGATCCTTGCGGTAGTGCTGGCACAGAGACAGCACCTGCAGGCGTGGTACGCCGCCCATCAGCTCCGGACGGCTACGGAGTTATCGCAGAAAGTGCGGGCAGCGGAGCGATTGATGGAACTCCAAGAGATAGGGCAGCGAAGGGTGCTTAATATCCTCATCGCCGGGGATGAGACGTCCCGCCAGGCCGTGCTGCACGCCTGGCAATGCCGGGTGGAGGAGTGGCCTGAAGAAGTGATCCAGAAATGGTTGGATGCGGCCGCGACGGTGTGGGATGAAGCGGATGAGCAGGGACAGAAAGCCCTCTTAGAAATGGCCCGGCCCGTGTTGGGGCGGCCAGGATGGGCGGAGGTCCCAGCATGCCGGCGGATCGTCTGCTGCGGATTGAGCAGTAGGCATGCTTCGGTGCGACGAGACGCTGTGGGAATGGCTCGGCATTACGGTTCCCAGTTGCGTCAGCAGTGGCTGGAATTGCTGAAGGACTCGGAAGCGGAGGTGCGGCGGGCGGCGCTGTTTACAGTGGCGGCCTTTGGTGATTCGTCCGTATGGCTTGCGGATGAAGAACTGTTCCATTGGTTGCACGACCCCGATGAGGGGGTACGCCGTATTTGTCATGATGCTCTTTTGTCCCGCGGACGCACAGTGCTGGAGATCGATTTGGGCCGCCGCTTGACTCATCCGGATGCCCAGGAGCGGCTCAAACTCATCGCAGAATTGCGTTATGATGATGGGGTGGCGGATCCGGAACCGTGGTTGCACTACCTCGTGCGGGATCCGGAGGCCGCGGTGCGGGTGGCAGCCGTGCGTGCCGTGGCGGAACTCCGGCTCCAGCGCCGCTCCTTATGCCCCCCTTGGGTGGAGAGCGTAGTTCGGACAGACCCTGATGCGCTGGCTCGCAGGATTATGCAGTATTATCAGGAGCTTCCGCTCCAGATGAGGAATGGGGAGGTGCGTCCCGCAGGTGGTCCTCCCTGA
- the yidC gene encoding membrane protein insertase YidC, whose product MRQNLINIGLFLVAAAILTFLWQYAEKHWIPRPKPQAAKKQSPDRPSQEDSQKRPEESRRQAIAAIASAVASVAVPQRVAAPPPPPPPSPTLIPLGNADYYLQVLLSTRGGGVQQVVLTRFDAADRLGREVRRKDVNGQPTGEKVPLYLIPGVRTVRTKYLREDYVEPILTPGIVTEPYKLAEPSYRVFHYSTPEDKYPDPYLGETEWRVVEKDYPENGIHKVVFEKELGDPYYLRIRKTYTLGPKDYHIGFQLDITRLPLPDSGVARVPIRLQVEGPRGLPIEGEWYTWIYRVALIGWRDSKGGMHRQYEDAATVAVRRGGEVVLKGENTFKYIAIMSPYFTSALAIDDEAEQHGAVKQPWAYARATTELPFDKQADPNQPFFTDLTIRAATEALNPAPGETITHRYLIYNGPAKVGLLGLMNAPNEVDPQLVERYKNQLDLRTITDFHSPSWLGRFAYAIYWSDLVIAFTNLMHWLLATIHKVIPSWAMSIFILTIMVRLILFIPSKKQTQMNLRMMEVQKKLAPQLEELKKKYAHDPAEFNREKMRLLMAHGVNPFAAMGGCLLLLAQMPVMMGLYFCLQESIFFRLQSFLWIENLAAPDMLFWWGEKIPFISTPEDIGSIFYLGPYFNLLPILAVGLMLWQQNKMMPPPTDEQMAQQQQMMKIMLILMGIFFYKIAAGLVLYFIISTIWGMVERQFIPKLSDTSVVSDGRPIVSGVKSANASRDSSSVSEQQVGFLGRLKARLQERLEELQRQADEQAKRQIRNTKPSTEEPKRRRKKR is encoded by the coding sequence ATGCGTCAAAATCTCATCAATATTGGCTTATTTCTGGTGGCGGCTGCAATTCTGACCTTCCTTTGGCAGTATGCCGAGAAACACTGGATTCCTCGCCCTAAACCCCAAGCGGCGAAAAAACAATCGCCAGACCGCCCCTCCCAGGAAGATTCCCAGAAGCGGCCAGAAGAGTCAAGACGGCAGGCGATCGCCGCAATTGCCAGTGCCGTAGCGAGTGTGGCTGTCCCCCAGCGGGTCGCCGCTCCTCCACCTCCGCCTCCTCCCTCGCCCACCCTCATCCCCCTTGGCAACGCTGACTACTACTTGCAAGTCCTGCTTAGCACCCGCGGCGGGGGAGTGCAACAGGTGGTGCTGACACGCTTTGACGCGGCAGATCGGTTGGGGCGAGAAGTCCGCCGCAAAGATGTCAATGGCCAGCCGACAGGCGAGAAGGTGCCGCTGTACCTCATCCCCGGTGTGCGTACTGTTCGGACCAAATACCTGCGCGAAGACTATGTGGAACCAATTCTGACACCTGGAATTGTCACGGAACCATACAAATTGGCGGAACCTTCATATCGTGTTTTTCACTATAGTACCCCCGAGGACAAATATCCGGATCCATATTTGGGGGAAACAGAATGGCGTGTTGTGGAAAAAGACTATCCGGAAAATGGCATTCATAAAGTGGTCTTTGAAAAAGAGTTGGGCGATCCCTACTACTTGCGTATCCGCAAGACCTATACATTGGGTCCCAAGGACTACCATATAGGCTTTCAACTGGATATCACGCGCCTGCCTTTGCCAGACTCTGGGGTAGCACGCGTACCTATCCGCCTTCAAGTAGAAGGACCCCGGGGTCTTCCGATCGAAGGGGAGTGGTACACGTGGATTTATCGAGTAGCGTTGATTGGCTGGCGGGACAGCAAAGGTGGAATGCATCGCCAATACGAAGATGCTGCTACAGTGGCTGTGCGCCGGGGAGGAGAGGTTGTACTAAAAGGTGAAAACACCTTCAAATACATTGCCATAATGTCACCATATTTTACATCAGCTTTGGCGATTGATGATGAAGCAGAGCAACACGGGGCCGTAAAGCAGCCATGGGCCTATGCTCGTGCTACCACGGAGCTGCCCTTCGACAAACAAGCTGACCCCAACCAACCCTTTTTCACGGATCTCACTATACGAGCGGCGACGGAAGCGCTCAACCCTGCGCCGGGTGAAACCATCACCCATCGGTACCTCATTTACAACGGACCCGCCAAGGTGGGACTGTTGGGTCTGATGAATGCGCCCAACGAGGTAGACCCGCAGTTGGTAGAACGATATAAGAATCAACTCGATTTGCGCACCATTACGGATTTCCATTCACCTTCGTGGTTAGGACGGTTTGCATATGCCATATATTGGAGTGATTTGGTTATAGCTTTTACTAATCTGATGCATTGGCTGTTAGCGACAATTCACAAGGTTATACCCAGTTGGGCAATGAGTATCTTCATACTGACCATTATGGTGCGTCTGATTCTCTTCATCCCTAGTAAGAAGCAGACGCAAATGAATCTGCGAATGATGGAAGTCCAAAAGAAGTTGGCACCTCAATTGGAGGAACTCAAAAAGAAATATGCCCATGATCCAGCAGAGTTCAACAGGGAAAAGATGCGGCTCCTCATGGCTCATGGTGTCAATCCCTTTGCGGCAATGGGGGGCTGCCTGCTGTTGCTGGCGCAAATGCCAGTGATGATGGGCCTCTACTTCTGTTTGCAAGAGAGTATCTTCTTCCGCTTGCAGTCGTTTTTGTGGATCGAGAACTTGGCAGCTCCGGATATGTTGTTTTGGTGGGGTGAGAAAATCCCATTTATCAGCACTCCTGAGGACATCGGAAGTATCTTTTATCTTGGTCCCTATTTCAATTTGCTACCTATCCTTGCTGTAGGATTGATGCTTTGGCAGCAGAACAAAATGATGCCGCCACCCACTGATGAACAAATGGCACAGCAGCAGCAAATGATGAAAATCATGTTGATCCTTATGGGAATATTCTTTTATAAAATTGCTGCGGGATTGGTTCTTTATTTCATCATTAGCACAATATGGGGAATGGTCGAACGGCAATTCATTCCGAAGCTGTCAGACACCTCGGTTGTGAGCGATGGTAGGCCCATAGTCAGTGGTGTCAAAAGTGCGAACGCTTCTCGTGACAGCAGTAGCGTTTCCGAACAACAGGTAGGATTTTTGGGAAGACTTAAAGCGCGGCTTCAGGAACGTTTAGAGGAGTTGCAGCGCCAGGCCGATGAACAGGCCAAGCGCCAAATACGAAATACCAAGCCGTCCACAGAGGAGCCGAAGAGGCGTCGGAAGAAAAGGTGA
- a CDS encoding class I SAM-dependent methyltransferase, with amino-acid sequence MNGLGHQWLWMTSQGKAELSPAFDLDESDNREAVILANQELIRPIEYRRAAPGLVPFSSAWFDELEQKRYQRHGWWLPHALEFDRHPGESVLLLGAGLGNDAIRYARNGAKPIIAVYPQDPVARLHQNLSRYSWPIDIVQWDDGILSPFPSASLDVICWNALYDPWQLQSSRVIEVRRLLKPGGKLICLTPAYYDVAYWQDLLLPFQRVYWTRPPDPTTAPKLTSRQLRHMLDGFSEITITRRHLRRSELPHPWRLLPLSLLERLMGRVYVVKAVKPIAPSNRAP; translated from the coding sequence ATGAATGGTCTCGGACATCAATGGCTGTGGATGACGAGCCAGGGAAAAGCCGAACTGTCTCCAGCCTTTGATCTCGATGAGAGTGACAACCGCGAGGCGGTCATCTTGGCTAATCAGGAGCTGATCCGCCCCATTGAGTATCGCAGGGCTGCACCGGGATTAGTCCCCTTCTCGTCGGCGTGGTTTGATGAGTTGGAACAAAAACGGTACCAGCGTCACGGCTGGTGGCTACCCCACGCCTTGGAATTCGACCGTCATCCTGGCGAAAGCGTTCTCCTGCTTGGAGCGGGGCTGGGCAATGACGCCATCCGCTACGCACGCAATGGGGCAAAGCCAATCATCGCCGTCTACCCTCAGGACCCGGTCGCACGATTGCATCAGAATCTTTCTCGCTATAGCTGGCCGATCGACATCGTCCAGTGGGACGATGGGATACTTTCGCCTTTCCCCTCAGCGTCCTTAGACGTGATCTGTTGGAATGCGCTCTATGACCCCTGGCAACTCCAATCCAGCCGGGTCATAGAGGTGCGCCGTCTGCTCAAGCCTGGAGGAAAATTGATCTGCCTTACCCCGGCTTATTACGATGTGGCGTATTGGCAAGACCTTTTGTTGCCATTCCAGCGAGTGTATTGGACCCGCCCCCCTGACCCAACAACAGCCCCGAAACTGACCTCCCGACAACTAAGACACATGCTCGATGGCTTCTCGGAGATCACAATCACTCGGCGCCACCTCCGGCGTTCTGAATTGCCACATCCCTGGAGGCTACTACCGCTGAGTTTACTGGAAAGATTGATGGGACGCGTTTATGTTGTCAAGGCCGTAAAACCCATCGCACCTAGCAATCGCGCCCCGTAA
- a CDS encoding cytochrome c yields MMNRLRVWLGAGILTVVAGGVSMWAAPPQLSRGTYERLAAADIAQLQGSIAKCQESAAEARRNLPTARALAMLLVLEAEALGDANLQKQALQIAEVLNKKDFAAAEKLAKSLKANPGTAPLPSQPLHKLNDFHLEEVMSPYRLGRSGGLNIEKDIRDWSKKGVKLDPAAVEILAARTALLSEYTMHMPNDKADVNKANLEQWKKYSQELIDLSRQLAEEAAKGKSANGNAMASLLSKINNKCTDCHNKFRDD; encoded by the coding sequence ATGATGAACCGTCTGCGTGTGTGGTTGGGGGCCGGTATCCTAACCGTTGTTGCCGGGGGGGTATCGATGTGGGCAGCTCCACCCCAATTGAGCCGGGGAACTTACGAGCGCCTGGCGGCGGCTGATATCGCTCAATTGCAAGGCAGCATTGCCAAGTGTCAGGAAAGTGCGGCAGAGGCCCGGCGAAATCTCCCGACAGCCCGTGCTCTTGCCATGCTCTTGGTTCTAGAGGCGGAAGCGCTCGGTGATGCCAACTTGCAAAAGCAAGCCTTACAGATTGCCGAAGTCCTCAACAAAAAGGATTTTGCCGCTGCGGAGAAGCTGGCCAAGAGCCTCAAGGCCAATCCGGGTACGGCGCCGTTGCCTAGCCAACCCCTTCATAAACTCAACGACTTCCACCTGGAAGAAGTGATGTCCCCCTATCGCTTGGGTCGTAGCGGGGGCTTAAACATCGAAAAGGACATCCGGGATTGGAGCAAAAAGGGAGTCAAACTCGATCCCGCCGCGGTAGAAATCCTCGCGGCTCGCACAGCCCTCCTTAGCGAATACACTATGCACATGCCTAACGATAAGGCTGATGTGAATAAGGCCAATTTGGAGCAATGGAAAAAGTATTCGCAAGAGCTGATCGACCTGAGCCGGCAATTGGCGGAAGAGGCGGCAAAAGGCAAGTCCGCTAATGGGAATGCTATGGCGAGCCTGCTCAGCAAGATCAACAACAAATGCACCGATTGCCACAATAAATTCCGGGACGATTGA
- the mqnE gene encoding aminofutalosine synthase MqnE has product MTSPTSAKPPGAVPPGATPPWRDPRLEPIREKVYSGQRLSFEDGLLLEETHDLLTLGELANYVREQKNGHVTYYNVNMHLNPTNVCVYRCAFCSFRADLKAANAYVMTDEEILARAREAAERGATELHIVGGLHHLLPYEWYYNIIANIHRHYPQLHLKAWTAVEWDWFSRLTKRPIRELMLEMRDAGLGSLPGGGAEIFHPEIRRQICDYKADAEQWLEVHRQWHELGGKSNATMLYGHIEKPYHRIDHLLRLRALQDQTGGFQTFIPLAFHPANNPLGRNLPKPSGMMDLKMIAIARLMLDNFPHIKAYWQMLGVKTAQVAQSWGADDIDGTVVYERIYHAAGSDAPQELTVAELERLIREAGRIPVERDTLYRPVLRSQSRNPIADSTPVATLA; this is encoded by the coding sequence ATGACAAGCCCTACCAGTGCAAAGCCCCCTGGTGCTGTTCCGCCTGGGGCGACTCCTCCCTGGCGTGACCCGCGGCTGGAACCGATTCGTGAGAAAGTGTATTCCGGCCAGCGCCTGAGTTTTGAAGATGGTCTGCTACTCGAGGAGACGCACGATCTGCTGACTCTAGGAGAACTGGCCAACTATGTTAGGGAGCAGAAAAACGGACATGTGACGTACTACAACGTCAACATGCATCTCAATCCGACGAATGTGTGTGTGTACCGTTGTGCCTTCTGTTCGTTCCGCGCCGATTTGAAAGCTGCGAATGCCTATGTGATGACGGATGAGGAAATTTTAGCCCGTGCTCGAGAGGCCGCGGAACGCGGAGCGACAGAACTGCACATCGTCGGCGGATTGCATCATCTGCTCCCCTACGAGTGGTACTACAACATCATCGCCAATATCCACAGGCATTATCCTCAGTTGCATTTGAAAGCCTGGACCGCGGTGGAGTGGGACTGGTTCTCCCGCTTGACGAAACGACCCATTCGAGAATTGATGCTCGAGATGCGAGATGCGGGTTTAGGTTCCTTGCCGGGAGGGGGGGCAGAAATCTTCCATCCCGAAATCCGCCGCCAGATCTGCGATTACAAGGCTGACGCGGAGCAATGGCTGGAGGTGCATCGGCAATGGCACGAACTGGGCGGGAAGTCGAACGCTACCATGCTCTACGGCCATATCGAGAAACCGTATCACCGGATTGATCACTTGCTCCGCTTACGTGCTTTGCAGGACCAAACTGGCGGATTCCAAACATTCATCCCCTTGGCCTTCCACCCCGCAAACAATCCGCTAGGTCGCAATCTCCCCAAGCCTTCGGGGATGATGGACCTGAAGATGATCGCCATAGCTCGACTGATGCTCGATAATTTTCCCCACATCAAGGCGTATTGGCAGATGCTGGGTGTCAAAACCGCTCAGGTGGCCCAAAGTTGGGGAGCGGATGACATCGATGGGACAGTCGTTTACGAGAGGATTTATCATGCCGCGGGAAGCGACGCACCGCAGGAATTGACTGTGGCCGAGTTAGAGCGGCTGATCCGCGAAGCGGGACGTATTCCCGTTGAACGAGACACCCTGTACCGCCCAGTCCTCCGTTCCCAATCACGGAATCCGATCGCAGACAGCACACCTGTCGCTACGTTGGCGTGA
- a CDS encoding P-II family nitrogen regulator yields MAMKELIIVVKPFRAEAVLQVVTEVGVAACVVREAKGFGRQKGYLDRYRGSEFSTAYLPKVEITVWATEDQVAELLERIPKAARTGRIGDGKIFVIPLAWPEIIEF; encoded by the coding sequence ATGGCGATGAAAGAGTTGATCATCGTCGTCAAGCCGTTTCGAGCGGAGGCAGTGCTGCAGGTCGTGACCGAGGTGGGTGTGGCAGCCTGTGTGGTGCGCGAGGCGAAGGGGTTTGGACGACAAAAGGGCTATCTGGATCGCTACCGGGGTTCCGAGTTCAGTACAGCCTATTTGCCCAAGGTGGAAATCACGGTGTGGGCAACCGAGGACCAAGTGGCTGAATTGCTGGAACGTATTCCCAAAGCAGCGCGGACAGGCCGGATCGGCGACGGAAAAATCTTTGTGATACCCCTGGCTTGGCCGGAAATCATTGAGTTCTGA